In one Elusimicrobiota bacterium genomic region, the following are encoded:
- a CDS encoding class I SAM-dependent rRNA methyltransferase: MDSPAQPPAAHSGPLPWVKLRAASATANLFKRMIGEADPKARPGDLVAVYDKAGAPYGVALYNPKSLITLRLLTRELSGFDPEVFFAKRLARAVELRRALLRLDAATDAYRVVYDLGDGLPGLVVDRYGDYIVLELYSLAMFRQAERLERLLAEHYPGAKFVRRASDHTQSMEGFQLPPQGRTVTRVKEHGVIFEVDLSGGHKTGFFCDQRDNRLAVSQLAGGRKVLDVCSYTGGFGLYAAKLGGAQAVTCVELDPESCRLIDKNARINGVELETVCVDAFPYLRQMSANAQTYDLVILDPYKMIASREGYKLGRQKYVDLNRLALSVMSEGGILVTCSCSGMLSWDEFQACLRTAAGSARKRVEVFRKTGAGPDHPVAADHPEGEYLKALWCRVL; the protein is encoded by the coding sequence ATGGACTCGCCCGCGCAGCCTCCGGCCGCCCACTCGGGACCCTTGCCGTGGGTGAAGCTGCGCGCCGCCTCGGCCACCGCCAACCTCTTCAAGCGCATGATCGGGGAGGCCGACCCCAAGGCCCGGCCCGGAGACCTCGTCGCGGTCTACGACAAGGCCGGCGCCCCCTACGGGGTCGCCCTCTACAACCCCAAGAGCCTCATCACCTTGCGCCTGCTGACCCGGGAGCTCTCCGGCTTCGACCCTGAGGTCTTCTTCGCCAAACGCCTGGCCCGGGCCGTGGAGCTGCGCCGCGCGCTGCTCAGGCTCGACGCGGCGACCGACGCCTACCGGGTCGTCTACGACCTGGGCGACGGTCTGCCCGGCCTGGTGGTGGACCGCTACGGGGACTACATCGTGCTGGAGCTCTACTCCTTGGCCATGTTCCGGCAGGCCGAGCGCCTGGAGCGCCTGCTGGCCGAGCACTATCCCGGCGCGAAGTTCGTCCGCCGGGCCAGCGACCATACCCAGAGCATGGAAGGGTTCCAGCTCCCCCCCCAAGGCCGCACCGTGACCCGCGTCAAGGAGCACGGGGTCATCTTCGAGGTCGACCTCTCCGGCGGGCACAAGACGGGCTTTTTCTGCGATCAGCGCGACAACCGCCTGGCCGTCTCCCAGCTGGCCGGGGGCCGCAAGGTCCTCGACGTCTGCTCCTACACGGGCGGCTTCGGGCTCTACGCGGCCAAGCTGGGCGGCGCCCAGGCCGTCACCTGCGTCGAGCTCGACCCCGAGTCCTGCCGGCTGATCGACAAGAACGCCCGCATCAACGGCGTCGAGCTGGAGACGGTCTGCGTGGACGCCTTCCCCTACCTGCGCCAGATGAGCGCCAACGCCCAGACCTACGACCTGGTCATCCTCGACCCTTACAAGATGATCGCCTCGCGGGAAGGCTACAAGCTGGGCCGGCAGAAATACGTCGATCTCAACCGCTTGGCGCTCTCCGTGATGTCCGAGGGAGGCATCCTGGTGACCTGCTCCTGCAGCGGGATGCTCTCCTGGGACGAGTTCCAGGCCTGCCTGCGCACCGCCGCCGGCTCGGCGCGCAAGCGCGTCGAGGTCTTCCGCAAGACCGGCGCCGGACCGGACCATCCCGTGGCCGCGGACCACCCGGAAGGCGAATACCTCAAAGCCCTCTGGTGCCGGGTCCTTTAG
- a CDS encoding nitroreductase family protein, producing the protein MRETPFLKLASARRSIRAFQDRPVEREKLDCCLEAARLAPSACNAQPWKFVVVDDPALKKRLSAAVFSGAYSMNKHAETAPVLAAVVSQRGSALAWVGNQVQGTVFRLVDIGIACEHFVLQAEELGLGTCWLGWFDAKAAARLLGVPRGHRVEMLLSVGYPAEAPGPRPRRSLAQMSAFNKF; encoded by the coding sequence ATGCGTGAAACCCCCTTCCTAAAGCTCGCCTCGGCGCGGCGCAGCATCCGCGCCTTCCAGGACCGCCCCGTGGAGCGCGAGAAGCTCGACTGCTGCCTGGAAGCCGCCCGCCTGGCGCCCTCGGCCTGCAACGCCCAGCCCTGGAAGTTCGTGGTCGTCGACGACCCGGCCCTCAAGAAACGCCTCTCCGCCGCGGTGTTCTCCGGCGCCTACTCCATGAACAAGCACGCCGAGACCGCCCCGGTGCTGGCGGCCGTGGTCTCCCAGCGCGGCAGCGCCTTGGCCTGGGTCGGCAACCAGGTCCAGGGCACGGTCTTCCGCCTGGTAGACATCGGCATCGCCTGCGAGCATTTCGTCCTGCAGGCGGAAGAGCTGGGCCTGGGCACCTGCTGGCTGGGCTGGTTCGACGCCAAGGCCGCGGCTCGCCTCTTGGGAGTCCCGCGCGGCCACCGGGTGGAGATGCTCCTGAGCGTGGGCTACCCCGCCGAGGCTCCCGGGCCCCGGCCGCGGCGCAGCCTGGCGCAGATGTCCGCCTTCAACAAGTTCTAG
- a CDS encoding IS1182 family transposase: MSKTYRPYDPDQMFLMPPSVKDWLPTGHLAHFIADLAESLDLSAITCVYEREERGFPPYHPVMMVKVLLYAYCVGLPSSRKVERALVEDVALRYLAANNTPDFRTISDFRKRHLEALRGLFLQVLRLCQKAGMIKLGHVALDGTKMKANASKHKAMSYGRMNKEEARLQAEVDELLRRADEIDEAEDAEYGRDKRGDELPAELAHREGRLKKIKEAKEALEREAKAEAEAKKREAEDKRAKKDPRGRRPGEPDPTPKDKAQKNFTDPDSRIMPQPGDRLAFMQAYNCQAAVDGKEQVIVAADVTRQTNDSRQAEPMLKQVESNVGAVPSKASMDAGYFSEDNVEALKKMAVEAFIPPERRKHGEVAPPAPRGRIPKGLSAKELARRKLSTIRGRTIYAKRKTIVEPVFGQIKQARGFRQFLLRGITKVKGEWSLICTTHNLLKLWRRMGAKTVFQAA, from the coding sequence ATGAGCAAAACTTACCGCCCCTACGATCCTGATCAGATGTTCCTGATGCCGCCGTCCGTGAAAGACTGGCTGCCGACAGGACATCTTGCGCACTTCATCGCCGATCTCGCCGAGAGTCTAGACCTGAGCGCGATCACCTGCGTCTATGAGCGCGAAGAGCGAGGATTCCCACCATACCATCCGGTGATGATGGTGAAGGTGCTGCTCTACGCATACTGCGTGGGCCTTCCGTCGAGCCGAAAGGTTGAACGCGCGCTGGTCGAAGACGTGGCGCTGCGCTACCTGGCGGCCAACAACACACCAGACTTCCGGACGATCTCGGACTTTCGCAAACGGCACCTCGAGGCGCTGCGCGGGCTGTTCCTGCAGGTGCTGAGGCTTTGTCAAAAGGCCGGGATGATCAAGCTGGGGCACGTGGCTTTGGATGGTACGAAGATGAAGGCGAACGCCTCCAAGCACAAAGCGATGAGCTACGGGCGGATGAACAAGGAAGAGGCGCGACTTCAGGCAGAGGTCGACGAGTTGTTGCGCAGGGCCGACGAGATCGACGAGGCGGAAGACGCGGAGTATGGGCGCGACAAGCGCGGCGACGAGTTGCCTGCGGAACTGGCCCATCGCGAAGGTCGACTGAAGAAGATCAAGGAGGCGAAGGAAGCCCTGGAGCGCGAAGCCAAGGCAGAAGCTGAGGCGAAGAAGCGCGAGGCCGAGGACAAACGAGCCAAGAAAGACCCCCGTGGACGCCGACCTGGAGAGCCCGATCCCACGCCGAAGGATAAGGCGCAGAAGAACTTCACCGACCCCGACAGTCGGATCATGCCCCAACCGGGAGACCGGCTGGCATTCATGCAAGCCTACAACTGCCAGGCGGCCGTCGACGGCAAAGAGCAGGTGATCGTAGCAGCGGATGTGACCCGGCAGACCAACGATAGCCGACAGGCGGAGCCGATGCTCAAGCAAGTCGAGTCGAACGTGGGCGCTGTACCATCGAAGGCGAGCATGGACGCGGGGTATTTCAGCGAGGACAACGTCGAGGCGCTTAAGAAGATGGCCGTGGAGGCCTTCATCCCGCCCGAACGGCGCAAGCACGGGGAGGTTGCGCCGCCGGCACCGCGAGGCAGAATCCCGAAGGGGCTTTCAGCCAAAGAGCTGGCTCGACGGAAGCTGTCGACGATTCGAGGCAGAACCATCTACGCCAAGCGCAAGACGATCGTCGAACCGGTCTTCGGCCAGATCAAGCAGGCCAGAGGATTCAGGCAGTTCTTGCTTCGGGGGATCACGAAGGTCAAAGGCGAATGGTCGTTGATCTGCACGACACACAACCTGCTCAAGTTGTGGCGCAGGATGGGTGCCAAAACGGTCTTCCAAGCCGCCTGA
- the ltrA gene encoding group II intron reverse transcriptase/maturase, translating into MLTELELIARRAWQEPRSRFTSITHLLDEAFLAQNYRELKKDKAPGVDGVSVEEYGKNQEENLKALVGRMKAKKYWPQPVRRVYIPKGEHQVRPLGIPAVEDKVVQKAMAKILEAIYEGRFLDVSYGYRPKRGCHEALKALDRAIMDRPVSFVVEVDIKGFFDHVDHKWLMECLRQRISDPSFLSLVWRNLKAGVLEEGKETETEAGTPQGGIISPILSNIYLHYILDLWFESKLKKALRGHAQLIRYCDDFVVCTQYRSDAEQVLREVRVRLAKFGLELSAQKTRIIEFGRFAKGNAEKRGGRPATFDFLGFTHYCATSMRGRFVVGRKTSGKKYRAKLRDMNAWLKAVRCTMPLAQWWRILKAKLEGHYRYYGVSGNGRSISRYQHWARRMVYKWVNRRSQRGSYSWEAFERYLERHPLPKARIVHRFYPAPAAL; encoded by the coding sequence CTGCTAACGGAACTGGAGCTCATAGCGAGGCGCGCGTGGCAGGAGCCGCGAAGCAGGTTCACGTCCATAACGCACCTGCTCGACGAGGCCTTCCTGGCGCAGAACTACCGGGAGCTCAAGAAGGATAAAGCTCCTGGGGTGGACGGTGTGAGCGTGGAGGAATACGGGAAGAACCAGGAGGAGAACCTCAAGGCGCTGGTGGGAAGGATGAAGGCCAAGAAGTATTGGCCGCAGCCGGTACGCCGGGTGTACATCCCCAAAGGGGAACACCAAGTCCGGCCGCTGGGAATCCCGGCGGTGGAGGACAAGGTGGTACAGAAGGCGATGGCGAAAATCCTTGAGGCCATCTATGAAGGGCGCTTCCTGGATGTGTCGTACGGGTACAGGCCCAAGCGCGGCTGTCACGAGGCGCTCAAGGCCCTCGACCGAGCCATCATGGACAGGCCGGTCAGCTTTGTGGTGGAGGTGGACATCAAAGGATTCTTTGACCACGTTGACCACAAGTGGCTGATGGAATGTCTGAGGCAGAGGATAAGTGACCCAAGCTTCTTGAGTCTGGTGTGGCGCAACCTCAAGGCTGGAGTCCTGGAGGAAGGCAAGGAGACTGAGACGGAGGCGGGCACGCCGCAGGGCGGCATCATAAGCCCGATCCTGTCGAACATCTACCTGCACTACATCCTGGACCTCTGGTTCGAGAGCAAGCTCAAGAAGGCATTGCGGGGTCATGCGCAGCTCATCCGGTATTGCGACGACTTCGTGGTATGCACGCAGTATCGGAGCGATGCGGAGCAGGTGTTGAGGGAAGTGAGGGTCCGGCTGGCCAAGTTCGGGTTGGAGCTGTCGGCGCAGAAGACTCGGATAATCGAATTCGGAAGGTTTGCCAAAGGCAACGCAGAGAAGCGCGGCGGCAGGCCGGCGACTTTCGATTTCCTGGGCTTCACGCATTACTGCGCGACTTCAATGAGGGGTCGGTTTGTGGTGGGGCGTAAGACCAGCGGCAAGAAGTATCGGGCGAAGCTGCGGGACATGAATGCATGGCTCAAGGCCGTCCGCTGCACCATGCCGTTGGCCCAATGGTGGCGAATCCTCAAGGCGAAGCTGGAAGGGCACTATAGGTACTACGGCGTCAGCGGCAACGGCAGGAGCATCAGCCGCTATCAGCACTGGGCGCGGAGAATGGTCTATAAGTGGGTCAACCGGCGCAGCCAGCGAGGGAGCTACAGTTGGGAGGCGTTCGAGCGCTACCTGGAACGGCACCCCTTGCCGAAGGCCCGTATCGTGCATCGCTTCTATCCCGCACCGGCCGCCTTGTGA
- a CDS encoding Fic family protein, with protein MVDNMPRKSPRSGRWEKQPGPEPYYCFIPAPLPPNPPIKYDEGLQALTEKASSALGRLDSITAHLPNPHLLLYTYIRKEAVLSSQIEGTQSSLSDLLLFENEETPGVPMADVREVSNYVAALEHGIARLKELPVSLRLIKEIHEILLKGGRGSSKEPGEFRRSQNWIGGSRPGNARFVPAPWQEVMPALGALEKFIHGEPSQTPTLIKAGLAHAQFESIHPFLDGNGRLGRLLIPLIMIAEGALSSPLLYLSLYFKARRTEYYEALQRVRTDGDWEGWLAFYLDGIAEVAVEASGTASRLVGIFKEHAAAIAGLGRSRGTALRLHELFQKRCILSVPVASRELGVSFPTANKTLGKLQRLGFVKEISGKQRHRVFSYEPYLQMLREGME; from the coding sequence ATGGTAGATAATATGCCTAGAAAAAGCCCCAGATCAGGCCGTTGGGAGAAACAGCCAGGGCCAGAGCCATATTATTGCTTCATTCCAGCCCCCCTGCCGCCGAATCCGCCCATCAAGTATGACGAGGGGCTGCAGGCCCTGACCGAGAAGGCCAGCAGCGCATTGGGCCGGCTCGATTCCATCACAGCGCATCTGCCGAACCCACACCTCCTGCTGTATACCTACATCAGAAAGGAAGCCGTGCTTTCCTCCCAGATCGAGGGCACGCAATCTTCGCTTTCGGACCTGCTCTTGTTCGAGAACGAGGAGACCCCCGGCGTGCCGATGGCTGATGTGCGGGAGGTCTCGAATTATGTCGCCGCTCTTGAGCATGGGATCGCGAGGCTCAAGGAGCTTCCCGTCAGCCTGCGCCTCATCAAAGAGATCCACGAGATCCTCCTTAAGGGCGGGCGCGGCAGCAGCAAGGAGCCTGGGGAATTCAGGCGTTCGCAGAACTGGATCGGCGGCAGCCGTCCGGGCAATGCCAGGTTCGTGCCGGCGCCATGGCAGGAGGTGATGCCGGCCTTGGGCGCGCTGGAGAAATTCATCCATGGGGAGCCGTCGCAGACGCCGACCTTGATCAAGGCGGGCCTGGCGCACGCGCAATTCGAGAGCATCCATCCGTTCTTGGACGGGAACGGCCGCTTGGGGCGGCTGCTGATCCCGCTCATCATGATCGCGGAGGGGGCCCTTTCCTCGCCGCTTCTTTACCTGAGCCTGTACTTCAAGGCGCGGCGGACGGAGTATTACGAGGCCCTGCAACGCGTGCGCACGGACGGGGATTGGGAGGGTTGGCTGGCGTTCTATCTGGACGGGATCGCCGAGGTCGCCGTTGAGGCGAGCGGCACGGCGTCCAGGCTGGTGGGCATCTTCAAGGAACACGCTGCCGCCATCGCGGGGCTGGGGAGGTCGAGGGGAACGGCGTTGAGGCTGCATGAGCTTTTCCAGAAGCGGTGCATCCTGTCCGTTCCGGTCGCGAGCCGGGAGTTGGGCGTGTCGTTTCCAACGGCGAACAAGACGCTGGGGAAGCTGCAGCGGCTAGGCTTCGTGAAGGAGATCTCCGGGAAGCAACGGCATCGGGTGTTTTCTTATGAGCCGTATCTGCAGATGCTGCGGGAGGGCATGGAGTGA
- a CDS encoding UvrD-helicase domain-containing protein: MNDAELDPSQRAAVLATDGPVVVAAGPGTGKTRVLAHRIAHLVRDQRVHPGEILAVTFTRSAAGEMRERIQALLPGVDLRALWAETCHAAALRILREEAYPFPEASVLGEEERAAVLEGVVPRAQAAGLLDEVRAAKQRLEWPQSAPARLYAQRLESRRLLDFDDLFLFALRLFEQRPEVLRRWRGRFRYVLMDEFQDTSLAQYRFAGTLAGRNFCVIGDPDQSIYGFAGSPFDPFAQFAADHPACRVLPLTENYRSQAVILDAAKQVIARNRPRLPRQLRARLERGLPIDISGHQSDRQEAELTARRIEGLLGGASRFTVDTGWAGQTDEGIRTYSLADIVILYRLNAQARLFETALERAGLPYVTYGKKTKKDGRQVPEAEDLEDFRDHEAAAAGDRITLMTAHRAKGLEFPVVFLTGCEDGVLPYRREGTEGYSIEEERRLFYVAMTRAKDRLFLSYAHKRFLFGKTLQSPPSPFVADIEEELRRIPKSEAPSPKRHKGRQPELF, translated from the coding sequence TTGAACGACGCGGAACTCGACCCGAGCCAGCGCGCGGCCGTGCTCGCCACGGATGGGCCGGTCGTGGTGGCGGCCGGGCCGGGCACGGGCAAGACGCGGGTCTTGGCGCACCGCATCGCCCACCTGGTGCGCGACCAACGAGTGCATCCCGGCGAGATCCTGGCCGTCACCTTCACGCGCAGCGCGGCCGGCGAGATGCGCGAGCGCATTCAGGCCCTTCTTCCCGGCGTGGACCTGCGCGCGCTCTGGGCGGAGACCTGCCATGCCGCGGCCCTGCGCATCCTGCGCGAGGAGGCCTATCCCTTCCCCGAGGCCTCGGTCCTGGGCGAGGAGGAGCGGGCGGCCGTTCTGGAAGGGGTGGTCCCGCGCGCCCAGGCCGCGGGCCTGCTCGACGAGGTGCGCGCGGCCAAGCAGCGCCTGGAGTGGCCGCAGAGCGCGCCCGCGCGGCTCTACGCGCAGCGCCTGGAGAGCCGGCGCCTGCTGGACTTCGACGACCTTTTCCTCTTCGCCCTGCGCCTCTTCGAGCAGCGGCCGGAGGTTCTGCGGCGCTGGCGCGGCCGGTTCCGCTACGTCCTGATGGACGAGTTCCAGGACACCAGCCTGGCCCAGTACCGCTTCGCAGGCACGCTGGCCGGCCGGAACTTCTGCGTCATCGGAGACCCGGACCAGTCCATCTACGGCTTCGCGGGCAGCCCCTTCGACCCCTTCGCGCAGTTCGCGGCGGACCACCCGGCCTGCCGGGTGCTGCCCCTGACCGAGAACTACCGTTCGCAGGCCGTGATCCTGGACGCGGCCAAGCAGGTCATCGCGCGCAACCGGCCGCGCCTGCCCCGCCAGTTGCGCGCGCGGCTGGAGCGCGGCCTGCCCATCGACATCTCCGGGCACCAGAGCGACCGCCAGGAGGCGGAGCTGACCGCGCGCCGCATCGAGGGCCTGCTGGGCGGGGCGAGCCGCTTCACGGTGGACACCGGTTGGGCAGGCCAGACTGATGAAGGGATACGGACCTATAGTCTGGCCGACATCGTCATCCTCTACCGTCTCAACGCCCAGGCCCGCCTCTTCGAGACGGCGCTGGAGCGCGCCGGCCTCCCTTATGTGACCTACGGCAAGAAGACCAAGAAGGACGGCCGGCAGGTGCCGGAGGCCGAGGACCTGGAGGATTTCCGCGACCACGAGGCTGCGGCGGCGGGCGACCGCATTACCTTGATGACCGCGCACCGGGCCAAGGGCCTGGAGTTCCCGGTGGTATTCTTGACCGGCTGCGAGGACGGGGTCCTGCCCTACCGGCGCGAGGGCACCGAGGGATACTCCATCGAGGAGGAACGCCGGCTGTTCTACGTGGCCATGACGCGGGCCAAGGACAGGCTGTTCCTGTCCTACGCGCACAAGCGCTTCCTCTTCGGCAAGACCTTGCAGTCGCCGCCTTCGCCGTTCGTGGCGGACATCGAAGAAGAGCTTCGCCGCATCCCGAAGAGCGAGGCGCCGTCGCCCAAGCGGCACAAGGGCCGGCAGCCGGAGCTCTTCTAG
- a CDS encoding endonuclease Q family protein, with product MPFIADLHIHSKFSRACSKALEPETLYRWCQLKGITVLGTGDFTHPAWSAQLQEKLVPAEAGLYQLRPELARRQDQDVPQSCRAPVRFLLESEISCIYKKDGKVRKVHHLVFAPSLAAAARLSARLGEIGNIRSDGRPILGLDSRELLALVRGSDPEAYLVPAHAWTPHFAVFGSESGFDSLPECFGDLASEIFAVETGLSSDPPMNWRLSALDRIALISDSDAHSPEKLGREANLFDCELSYPGIFSAIRGRDPERFLKTLEFFPEEGKYHVDGHRKCGARLDPEETIRRGGLCPECGKPVTVGVLHRVEKLADRKTGKRPAGAPDFESLIPLKEVLGQALRVGPGSVKVDALYHRLLARFGSEFRILRELPAAELEAEGLPLPALALARMRRGEVRLQAGFDGEYGTISVLAENDFSHQDQLALL from the coding sequence ATGCCCTTCATCGCCGACCTGCACATCCATTCCAAGTTCTCGCGGGCCTGCAGCAAAGCGCTGGAGCCCGAGACGCTCTACCGCTGGTGCCAGCTCAAGGGCATCACCGTGCTGGGCACCGGCGACTTCACCCACCCCGCTTGGTCCGCCCAGCTCCAGGAAAAACTCGTCCCGGCCGAGGCCGGCCTCTACCAGCTCAGGCCCGAGCTGGCTCGCCGCCAGGATCAGGACGTCCCGCAGTCCTGCCGGGCGCCGGTGCGCTTCCTCTTGGAGAGCGAGATCTCCTGCATCTACAAGAAGGACGGCAAGGTGCGCAAGGTCCACCACCTGGTCTTCGCCCCCTCCTTGGCGGCCGCGGCCCGCCTCAGCGCCCGCCTGGGCGAGATCGGCAACATCCGCTCCGACGGACGGCCCATCCTGGGCCTGGACTCCCGCGAGCTCCTGGCGCTCGTGCGCGGCTCGGATCCCGAGGCCTATCTGGTCCCGGCCCACGCCTGGACCCCGCACTTCGCGGTGTTCGGCTCCGAGTCCGGCTTCGACTCCTTGCCGGAGTGCTTCGGCGACCTCGCCTCCGAGATCTTCGCCGTCGAGACCGGGCTTTCCTCGGACCCGCCCATGAACTGGCGGCTCTCCGCGCTGGACCGCATCGCGCTCATCTCCGACTCCGACGCCCATTCCCCGGAGAAGCTGGGCCGCGAGGCCAACCTCTTCGACTGCGAGCTCTCCTACCCGGGCATCTTCTCGGCCATCCGCGGCCGCGACCCTGAGCGCTTCCTCAAGACGCTCGAGTTCTTCCCCGAGGAAGGCAAGTACCATGTGGACGGCCACCGCAAGTGCGGCGCGCGCCTGGACCCGGAGGAGACCATCCGGAGGGGCGGGCTCTGCCCGGAGTGCGGCAAGCCGGTCACGGTCGGAGTCCTGCACCGCGTGGAGAAGCTGGCGGACCGCAAGACCGGCAAGCGGCCGGCCGGAGCCCCGGACTTCGAGAGCCTCATCCCGTTGAAGGAGGTCCTCGGCCAGGCCTTGCGCGTGGGGCCGGGCTCGGTCAAGGTGGACGCCCTCTACCACAGGCTGCTGGCCCGGTTCGGCAGCGAGTTCCGCATACTCCGGGAGCTGCCCGCCGCGGAACTGGAGGCGGAAGGCCTGCCGCTGCCGGCCCTGGCCTTGGCGCGGATGCGCCGAGGGGAAGTCCGGCTGCAGGCCGGCTTCGACGGGGAATACGGGACCATCTCTGTGCTGGCGGAGAATGACTTCTCCCACCAGGACCAGCTCGCCCTGCTTTGA
- a CDS encoding serine acetyltransferase gives MALIEDGLADVVEQLCGHINNKISPLQRQRAHLPLPNGEEVRRVVEMLRSALFPGYYGAPPIPAKNIRYHMGAALDAAARALAEQVERAFCFFCEKTGDECCEGCHQRSFAIIADFMKTLPAVQQLLMSDVQAAYEGDPAATCPAETVFCYPGMMAVTNQRIAHELYRLKVPLIPRIITELAHSATGIDIHPGAVIGRSFFIDHGTGVVIGETSTIGAGVRLYQGVTLGAKSFPLDEHGDPIKGIKRHPDVEDEVVIYAGATILGPVRIGKGSQVGGNVWLTHSLPPGSKITQADSDR, from the coding sequence ATGGCACTCATCGAAGACGGCCTCGCCGACGTGGTGGAGCAGCTCTGCGGCCACATCAACAACAAGATCAGCCCGCTGCAGCGCCAGCGCGCGCACCTGCCCCTGCCCAACGGAGAGGAGGTGCGCCGCGTCGTGGAGATGCTGCGCAGCGCGCTGTTCCCGGGCTACTATGGGGCGCCGCCCATCCCGGCCAAGAACATCCGCTACCACATGGGCGCGGCCCTGGACGCCGCGGCCAGGGCCCTGGCCGAACAGGTCGAGCGCGCCTTCTGCTTCTTCTGCGAGAAGACCGGGGATGAATGCTGCGAGGGCTGCCACCAGCGCAGCTTCGCGATCATCGCCGATTTCATGAAGACCTTGCCCGCGGTGCAGCAACTGCTGATGAGCGACGTGCAGGCCGCCTACGAGGGCGACCCGGCGGCGACCTGCCCGGCCGAGACCGTGTTCTGCTACCCGGGCATGATGGCCGTCACCAACCAGCGCATCGCCCACGAGCTCTACCGTCTCAAGGTCCCGCTCATCCCGCGCATCATCACGGAGCTGGCGCACTCGGCCACGGGCATCGACATCCATCCCGGCGCCGTCATCGGCAGGAGCTTCTTCATCGACCACGGCACCGGCGTGGTCATCGGCGAGACCAGCACCATCGGCGCGGGGGTCCGGCTCTACCAGGGCGTGACCTTGGGCGCCAAGAGCTTCCCGTTGGACGAGCACGGCGACCCCATCAAGGGCATCAAGCGCCACCCCGACGTGGAAGACGAAGTGGTGATCTACGCGGGCGCCACCATCCTGGGCCCGGTGCGCATCGGCAAGGGCTCCCAGGTCGGCGGCAACGTCTGGCTCACCCACAGCCTGCCGCCCGGCAGCAAGATCACGCAAGCCGACTCCGACCGCTGA
- a CDS encoding Rrf2 family transcriptional regulator, with the protein MVKILNISEGSTIAMHAALLLSKGTGKPITTNDAAEELKVSAAHLSKVFQRLAKAGIVHAVRGPKGGYLLGRPLAEIRLLDILEAVEGPMRLNSCLMSVKRCNGDGCMLGGLLDNINTQVLQHFEKRLSEV; encoded by the coding sequence ATGGTCAAGATTTTGAACATCTCGGAAGGCTCGACGATCGCGATGCACGCGGCGTTGCTGCTCTCCAAGGGCACCGGAAAGCCCATCACCACCAACGATGCGGCCGAGGAGCTCAAGGTCTCCGCCGCGCACCTCTCCAAGGTGTTCCAGCGGCTGGCCAAAGCGGGCATCGTTCACGCGGTCCGCGGCCCCAAGGGCGGCTATCTTCTGGGCCGGCCCCTCGCCGAGATCCGCCTCCTCGACATCCTGGAGGCCGTGGAAGGCCCCATGAGGCTCAACTCCTGCCTGATGAGCGTCAAGCGCTGCAACGGCGACGGCTGCATGCTGGGCGGCCTCCTCGACAACATCAACACCCAGGTCCTGCAGCATTTCGAGAAGCGCCTCTCCGAAGTCTGA
- a CDS encoding response regulator transcription factor, translated as MKPEKRSAGRTPGSRARILLVEDHPIVRQGLAQLLGQTPDLEICSFAEDSLSALRAVKAENPDMAIVDISLQSADGLDLVKDLRARKLQLPVLILSMHQESVYAQRAMRAGAQGYVMKGEPTPRLLAAVRKVLAGGLFFSEEVTSDLLRRQIGGEPAGLSPVELLTDKELQIFRLIGQGHATREIADVLHRSVKTIEAHRENMKLKLGIKNSPQLAQAAVEWVASEGRAAPPPASK; from the coding sequence ATGAAGCCGGAGAAGCGCAGCGCAGGCAGGACCCCGGGCTCACGGGCCCGCATCCTTCTCGTGGAGGACCATCCCATCGTGCGCCAGGGCTTGGCGCAGCTGCTCGGCCAGACGCCGGACCTGGAGATCTGCTCCTTCGCCGAGGATTCCCTCAGCGCGCTGCGCGCCGTCAAGGCGGAGAACCCGGACATGGCCATCGTCGACATCTCCCTGCAGTCGGCCGACGGCTTGGACCTGGTCAAGGACCTGCGCGCCCGCAAGCTCCAGCTGCCCGTGCTCATCCTCTCCATGCACCAGGAGTCGGTCTACGCGCAGAGAGCCATGCGGGCCGGGGCGCAGGGCTACGTCATGAAGGGAGAGCCCACGCCGCGCCTGCTGGCCGCGGTGCGCAAGGTGCTCGCCGGAGGGCTCTTCTTCAGCGAGGAGGTCACCTCGGATCTCCTGCGCCGGCAGATCGGCGGCGAGCCGGCCGGCCTCTCGCCGGTGGAGCTCCTCACCGACAAGGAGCTGCAGATCTTCCGGCTCATCGGCCAGGGGCATGCCACCCGCGAGATCGCGGATGTGCTCCACCGCAGCGTCAAGACCATCGAGGCCCACCGGGAGAACATGAAGCTCAAGCTGGGCATCAAGAACTCCCCCCAACTGGCCCAGGCCGCCGTGGAATGGGTCGCTTCCGAAGGCCGCGCGGCGCCCCCGCCTGCCTCTAAATAG